Proteins from a single region of Limnothrix sp. FACHB-406:
- a CDS encoding NUDIX domain-containing protein, giving the protein MAERRLGSHRLNAKLSAKLSAQQSTKQSAKQSAKQSPAPLAGDSLADFKVGVDNVIFSVDSDKRRLLVLLVMRQHEPFAGCWSLPGTLVRQGEALEAAAYRVLAEKIRVRHLYLEQLYTFGGPGRDPREAADSFGVRYLSVSYFALVRYAEVEAIADFATDGAIGIAWYPFDRLPELAFDHDRIVQYGYQRLRNKLEYSPIAFDVLPESFTLSDLYQLYTIVLGENFSDYSNFRSRLLKLGILLDTGVKVSRGAGRPASLYQFDAIAFQQLENKPLVFV; this is encoded by the coding sequence ATGGCAGAACGTCGGCTAGGTTCCCATCGCCTCAATGCAAAACTCAGTGCCAAGCTTAGTGCCCAACAGAGCACCAAACAGAGCGCCAAACAGAGTGCCAAACAATCGCCTGCTCCCCTGGCGGGCGATTCCCTTGCCGATTTCAAAGTAGGAGTTGATAACGTCATTTTTTCCGTGGACAGCGACAAGCGCCGACTATTGGTGTTGCTGGTGATGCGGCAACACGAACCCTTTGCCGGTTGTTGGAGCTTGCCCGGAACCTTGGTGCGCCAAGGCGAGGCCCTGGAAGCGGCGGCCTATCGCGTCTTGGCGGAAAAAATTCGCGTCCGGCATCTGTACCTAGAGCAGCTTTATACCTTTGGTGGGCCCGGCCGCGATCCCCGGGAAGCCGCCGACAGTTTTGGGGTGCGGTACTTGTCCGTCAGCTACTTTGCCCTGGTGCGCTATGCGGAGGTGGAGGCGATCGCGGATTTTGCCACCGATGGGGCGATCGGGATTGCTTGGTATCCGTTCGATCGCCTGCCGGAACTGGCTTTTGATCACGATCGAATTGTGCAATACGGCTATCAACGCTTGCGCAACAAATTGGAATACAGCCCGATCGCCTTTGATGTGTTGCCGGAATCCTTCACCCTCAGCGATCTTTATCAGCTTTACACCATTGTTTTAGGCGAAAACTTTTCAGACTATTCCAACTTCCGCAGCCGCTTGCTGAAGCTGGGAATTTTGTTGGACACGGGCGTGAAGGTGTCGCGCGGTGCTGGTCGTCCGGCTAGTCTTTATCAATTTGATGCGATCGCCTTTCAACAATTGGAAAATAAGCCCCTCGTTTTTGTCTAA
- the hpsN gene encoding hormogonium polysaccharide biosynthesis glycosyltransferase HpsN, giving the protein MSQVSQLPKVSVIVPTYGREQVLCTSIEDVLAQDYPDFEVIVVDQTPQHLPETEAKLAQWADGGKIQWHRLRWASLPGARNFAARRSSGEILIFIDDDVRLEPGFIAAHVANYGDPQIGAVAGRVFDRMKLEQECTKHVGEFDYQVPEASDPAIAWYHIDLVRATQPQPVITARGCNMSFRRNLFVQHGLRFDERYRGSAVREESDFCLSLRKTGFKIWYDPAAHLVHLGEETGGCHDISTRSIGYQTTFYHNHFWLGFKHLSLGQQIRFFAKLFDCHVLGHPPCYKSGSPLKVLVRFGCYCMGFAKALITALVGLWDDGQVYSRQDQQRDRPALNS; this is encoded by the coding sequence ATGAGTCAGGTTTCCCAGTTGCCAAAGGTTTCAGTCATTGTGCCCACCTACGGGCGCGAACAAGTGCTTTGCACCTCGATCGAGGATGTTCTAGCCCAGGACTATCCTGATTTTGAAGTGATCGTCGTTGACCAAACCCCGCAGCACCTGCCCGAAACCGAAGCGAAACTGGCCCAATGGGCCGATGGGGGCAAAATCCAATGGCATCGCCTGCGGTGGGCGAGCTTGCCAGGGGCCCGAAACTTTGCGGCCCGGCGATCGAGCGGTGAAATTCTGATTTTTATTGATGACGATGTGCGCCTGGAGCCAGGTTTCATTGCGGCTCATGTGGCGAACTATGGCGATCCCCAGATTGGAGCGGTGGCCGGGCGCGTGTTCGATCGCATGAAATTGGAGCAAGAATGCACCAAACATGTGGGCGAATTTGATTACCAAGTGCCGGAAGCCTCTGACCCCGCGATCGCCTGGTATCACATTGACCTCGTGCGGGCCACCCAGCCCCAACCGGTGATCACTGCCCGAGGTTGTAACATGTCCTTTCGCCGCAACCTGTTTGTGCAGCACGGCCTGCGGTTTGATGAGCGCTATCGGGGCAGCGCTGTTCGCGAAGAGTCCGACTTTTGCTTAAGCCTGCGTAAAACCGGCTTCAAAATTTGGTATGACCCCGCCGCCCATTTGGTGCATTTAGGCGAAGAAACCGGCGGTTGCCATGACATCAGCACCCGTTCGATCGGCTACCAAACCACCTTTTATCACAACCATTTTTGGCTCGGATTTAAACACCTCAGCCTTGGGCAACAGATTCGCTTTTTTGCCAAACTGTTTGACTGCCATGTTTTGGGTCATCCCCCCTGCTACAAGAGCGGTTCACCCCTAAAAGTATTGGTACGGTTTGGCTGCTACTGCATGGGTTTTGCTAAAGCTTTAATCACGGCTTTGGTTGGCCTTTGGGATGATGGTCAAGTGTATTCTCGGCAGGATCAACAGCGCGATCGCCCAGCCCTGAATTCCTAA
- a CDS encoding TRAP transporter large permease subunit, with protein sequence METLGFDWLGPLMFLGALLFLSLGYPVAFSLGGVAIVFALIGINVDAFEPSFLAALPSRIFDIMKNYTLLAIPYFIFLGSVLEKSGIAEQLLETVGILFGRLRGGLALAVVVVGAMLAATTGVVAATVVAMGLISLPIMLRYGYNRELATGVIAASGTLGQIIPPSVVLVVLGDQLGVSVGNLFLGAVIPGLMMAGAFALHVLLVAFLKPEAAPALPPEVCQMPRRELRQRVVQSMLPPLVLILLVLGSIFFGIATPTEAGAVGSLGAIALALLNRQFSWVALRDSCEATLRISSMALFILIGSTAFSLVFRGLHGDRFMFEVLSNLPGEGVGFLALNMLVVFLLGFFIDFFEIAFIVVPIFAPVAKALGFNMIWYGVILGANLQTSFLTPPFGFALFYLRGVAPAIVKTEELYRGVIPFICLQLLVLLIIILFPDLVMWLPSLSFD encoded by the coding sequence ATGGAAACCCTTGGATTTGACTGGCTGGGGCCCCTCATGTTTTTGGGGGCGCTGCTCTTTTTATCCCTCGGCTATCCCGTCGCCTTTTCCTTAGGTGGGGTTGCCATCGTTTTCGCCCTGATTGGAATCAATGTCGATGCGTTTGAGCCAAGCTTTTTAGCTGCCTTGCCCAGCCGCATTTTTGACATTATGAAAAACTACACGTTGCTGGCCATTCCTTATTTTATTTTCCTAGGATCCGTTCTGGAAAAGTCAGGAATTGCCGAGCAACTTTTAGAAACCGTCGGTATTTTGTTCGGCCGCTTGCGGGGTGGCTTGGCCCTGGCGGTGGTGGTGGTGGGGGCGATGCTGGCGGCCACAACGGGAGTCGTGGCGGCAACGGTCGTGGCCATGGGTCTCATTTCCCTGCCCATCATGCTGCGCTATGGCTACAATCGCGAGCTGGCCACGGGGGTGATTGCCGCTTCTGGAACCTTGGGGCAAATCATTCCGCCCAGTGTGGTGCTGGTGGTGCTGGGCGACCAACTGGGGGTTTCGGTGGGCAATCTGTTCCTGGGGGCAGTGATTCCCGGCCTGATGATGGCGGGGGCCTTTGCCTTGCATGTGTTGCTGGTGGCCTTTTTGAAGCCGGAAGCCGCGCCGGCCCTGCCGCCGGAGGTTTGCCAAATGCCGCGCCGAGAATTGCGGCAACGGGTGGTGCAGTCCATGTTGCCCCCGTTGGTGCTGATTTTGTTGGTGTTGGGGAGCATTTTCTTTGGCATTGCCACCCCCACGGAGGCGGGCGCGGTGGGTTCCTTGGGGGCGATCGCCCTGGCCTTGTTGAATCGCCAATTCAGTTGGGTTGCCCTGCGGGACTCCTGCGAAGCCACCCTGCGCATTTCCAGCATGGCCCTATTTATTTTGATTGGCTCCACGGCCTTCAGTTTGGTTTTTCGGGGTCTCCACGGCGATCGGTTCATGTTCGAGGTTCTGTCGAACCTGCCGGGCGAGGGAGTGGGTTTCTTAGCCCTCAATATGTTGGTGGTTTTCCTGTTGGGGTTCTTTATCGACTTCTTTGAAATCGCCTTTATTGTGGTTCCGATTTTTGCCCCCGTTGCCAAAGCCCTTGGGTTTAATATGATTTGGTATGGGGTGATTTTAGGGGCGAACTTGCAAACTTCTTTCCTCACGCCACCCTTTGGATTTGCCCTGTTTTATCTACGGGGCGTTGCGCCTGCCATTGTCAAAACGGAGGAGCTATATCGGGGGGTAATTCCTTTTATTTGTCTGCAACTGCTGGTGTTGCTGATTATTATTCTGTTCCCGGATTTGGTGATGTGGTTACCATCTCTCAGCTTCGATTGA
- a CDS encoding DUF2834 domain-containing protein: protein MTAPSNSPDLDQLPADQAKQPAQPWFWLLWAGFTLYAFLLAPPDRPDTLDLIIRLSTGQVSGENPLIVALFNLMGIWPLVYCCLLFADGRGQPVRAWPFAIGSMALGAFALLPYLALRRSNPQFTGERSGLIRVWDSRWLALGLAVGAIGLLGWGLSQGNWSDFGQQWQTSRFIHVMSLDFLMLSLLFPALVGDDLARRGWYQQTIWQWLTFLPLVGPLAYLSLRPPIQVTNE, encoded by the coding sequence ATGACTGCGCCCAGTAACTCCCCCGATCTTGACCAGTTGCCGGCCGATCAAGCCAAGCAACCGGCCCAGCCTTGGTTTTGGCTCCTGTGGGCCGGCTTCACGCTCTATGCTTTCCTGCTGGCCCCGCCCGATCGCCCGGACACCTTGGATTTGATCATTCGCCTTTCGACGGGTCAAGTATCCGGCGAAAATCCGCTCATTGTGGCTCTTTTTAACCTGATGGGCATTTGGCCGCTGGTTTACTGTTGCTTGCTGTTTGCCGATGGGCGGGGGCAACCGGTGCGTGCTTGGCCCTTTGCGATCGGGTCAATGGCATTGGGAGCCTTTGCCCTGTTGCCTTACCTGGCCCTGCGGCGATCGAACCCACAGTTCACGGGCGAGCGATCAGGTCTGATTCGAGTCTGGGATTCCCGTTGGCTGGCTTTGGGTCTCGCGGTTGGGGCGATCGGGCTGCTGGGTTGGGGCCTGTCCCAAGGCAACTGGTCAGATTTTGGACAACAGTGGCAAACCAGCCGATTTATCCATGTGATGAGCCTCGATTTTCTGATGCTTTCCCTGCTGTTTCCTGCCCTGGTGGGCGATGATTTGGCTCGGAGAGGTTGGTATCAGCAAACCATTTGGCAATGGCTAACATTTTTGCCTTTGGTGGGGCCTTTGGCTTACCTTAGCCTTCGCCCACCGATTCAGGTGACGAATGAGTAA
- a CDS encoding rhomboid family intramembrane serine protease, producing MTEELKSQGRFLASLIGLLWLLEIVDQFVFRGYLDVLGIVPRNVIGLRGIVFAPLLHGDLAHLMANTVPLGVLGWLVLVRGRETFWKVTGAIALISGLGTWLIGPSNSIHIGASGLVFGYLSYVLFRGWFERSASGILLSIFIFSLYGSLIFGVLPLRSGVSWQMHLFGFIGGALAARYVDRPRP from the coding sequence GTGACCGAAGAACTCAAATCCCAAGGGCGATTTTTGGCATCGCTGATTGGCCTCCTGTGGCTGCTGGAAATTGTTGATCAGTTCGTTTTCCGGGGCTATCTCGATGTGTTGGGCATTGTTCCCCGCAATGTCATCGGCCTGCGGGGGATTGTCTTTGCCCCCTTGCTCCATGGCGACCTGGCCCATTTGATGGCCAACACCGTGCCCCTGGGGGTGCTGGGTTGGTTGGTGTTGGTGCGTGGGCGCGAAACCTTTTGGAAAGTGACCGGCGCGATCGCCCTAATTAGCGGTCTGGGAACCTGGCTGATTGGCCCCAGCAACTCCATCCACATCGGCGCAAGTGGTTTGGTGTTTGGCTATCTCAGCTATGTGCTGTTTCGGGGTTGGTTTGAACGCAGCGCCAGCGGCATTTTGCTTTCGATTTTTATTTTCAGCCTCTATGGCAGTTTGATTTTTGGGGTGCTACCGTTGCGCTCGGGCGTGTCCTGGCAAATGCATCTTTTTGGGTTCATCGGCGGGGCGCTCGCGGCGCGGTATGTTGACCGCCCCCGCCCCTAG
- a CDS encoding TRAP transporter small permease subunit, producing MQTMQNWQRWLQQQLPPWLRLARQIDRWNFRLGQAMGWLVVAMLAIGSWNVIGRYLGRAIGQNLTSNTSIELQWYLFSGVFLLGAAYTMQRNGHVRVDVFYKNWSPRTQAIANLVGTVLFLMPFSALVLMASWQWTANAWMVQELSPDPGGLPRYPIKGLILISFVVLMIQGVSEIIKNLAIIAGLGTDLSSQPIAHSIAPHQPSQPSASQASENPSENSSEGDR from the coding sequence ATGCAAACTATGCAGAATTGGCAACGGTGGCTTCAACAGCAACTCCCTCCCTGGTTACGGCTGGCTCGCCAAATCGATCGCTGGAATTTTCGCTTGGGCCAAGCCATGGGCTGGTTGGTGGTGGCCATGCTGGCGATCGGGTCTTGGAATGTGATTGGTCGCTATTTGGGCCGGGCGATCGGGCAAAATCTCACCTCCAACACCAGCATTGAGTTGCAGTGGTATCTCTTTAGCGGTGTGTTTTTGCTCGGTGCTGCCTACACAATGCAGCGGAATGGCCATGTGCGGGTAGATGTGTTCTATAAAAATTGGTCGCCCCGCACCCAGGCGATCGCCAATTTAGTTGGAACCGTTCTGTTTCTAATGCCCTTTTCGGCTTTGGTTTTGATGGCTTCTTGGCAATGGACAGCCAATGCTTGGATGGTTCAGGAACTCTCGCCCGATCCCGGTGGTTTGCCGCGCTATCCCATCAAAGGATTGATTTTAATTAGTTTTGTGGTTTTGATGATTCAGGGCGTTTCAGAAATCATTAAAAACTTGGCAATCATTGCCGGTTTAGGCACAGATCTCTCGTCGCAGCCGATCGCCCACTCGATCGCCCCCCATCAACCTAGCCAACCATCGGCCAGCCAAGCATCGGAGAACCCCTCGGAAAACTCATCGGAGGGCGATCGCTAA
- a CDS encoding TRAP transporter substrate-binding protein, with amino-acid sequence MKRRHLMQSIGLGSMTATAAACAPKPSGGPPVAADLPRIQWRAIASWPKALDTIFGGLVSICDRVKELSDGRFIITPHTAGEIVGALEVMDAVQLGAAECGHSSSYYYLGKHRGLAFGTSVPFGLTAQQQNAWLYAGGGLTALQAIYRSFNIINFPAGNTGTQMGGWFKREIQTLSDLQGLKMRIPGLGGEVMSRLGVNVQVLPGSEVFLALDRGTIDAAEWVGPYDDAKLGLNRAARFYYYPGWWEPGSTLDFFVNLEAWNRLPKAYQQMIQLAAQEANYAMLSNYEALNAAGLKTLIASGTQLRPYSAEILKQAKTETEALFADLAQRDANFKAIYEPWKTFQQSVIAWNNTNEWVFAEAVKP; translated from the coding sequence ATGAAACGTCGCCATTTAATGCAGTCGATCGGGCTAGGCTCCATGACGGCCACTGCTGCCGCCTGTGCCCCCAAACCCAGTGGTGGCCCGCCCGTTGCCGCCGACCTACCTAGAATTCAGTGGCGGGCGATCGCCAGTTGGCCCAAAGCCCTCGACACCATTTTTGGTGGCTTAGTCAGCATCTGCGATCGGGTCAAAGAACTCAGCGACGGCCGATTCATCATCACGCCCCACACCGCCGGAGAAATTGTGGGCGCACTGGAAGTGATGGACGCAGTACAGCTCGGGGCGGCTGAATGTGGTCACAGTTCCAGCTATTACTATTTGGGCAAGCATCGAGGACTCGCGTTTGGCACTTCAGTGCCCTTTGGCCTCACGGCTCAACAACAAAATGCTTGGCTCTATGCTGGCGGCGGCTTAACAGCTTTGCAAGCCATTTATCGCAGCTTCAATATTATTAACTTTCCCGCTGGCAACACGGGAACCCAAATGGGGGGCTGGTTTAAACGCGAAATTCAAACCCTCAGTGATTTACAAGGTTTGAAAATGCGAATTCCTGGTCTTGGTGGCGAGGTGATGTCGCGATTGGGGGTGAATGTGCAGGTGTTGCCCGGTAGCGAAGTGTTCTTGGCACTCGATCGGGGAACCATTGATGCGGCCGAGTGGGTTGGCCCCTATGACGATGCGAAATTGGGACTGAACCGCGCCGCCCGTTTCTATTACTATCCCGGTTGGTGGGAACCCGGCAGCACACTCGATTTCTTTGTCAACTTAGAAGCCTGGAACCGATTACCAAAAGCCTATCAACAGATGATTCAACTGGCAGCCCAAGAAGCCAACTATGCCATGTTGTCAAACTATGAAGCCCTCAACGCGGCAGGCCTCAAAACTCTCATTGCCAGTGGCACACAACTGCGGCCCTATTCCGCCGAAATTTTAAAACAAGCCAAAACGGAAACAGAAGCACTGTTTGCAGACTTAGCCCAGCGAGATGCAAACTTCAAGGCCATTTATGAACCTTGGAAAACCTTTCAACAATCGGTGATTGCTTGGAACAACACCAATGAATGGGTTTTTGCGGAAGCGGTTAAACCTTGA